The Pseudomonadota bacterium genome has a window encoding:
- a CDS encoding DUF1192 domain-containing protein encodes MEIDENLPRRTDNPVEMLGKQDLDPLSLDELDARITALQAEIERCKAHKEKASSHRASAEALFQK; translated from the coding sequence ATGGAAATTGACGAGAATCTTCCACGGCGTACCGATAATCCGGTCGAAATGCTGGGAAAGCAGGACCTGGATCCGCTCTCGCTGGACGAACTTGATGCGCGCATTACCGCGCTTCAGGCTGAAATCGAACGCTGCAAGGCACATAAGGAAAAAGCATCCAGTCATCGCGCCAGCGCGGAGGCGCTGTTCCAGAAATAG